One part of the Elephas maximus indicus isolate mEleMax1 chromosome Y unlocalized genomic scaffold, mEleMax1 primary haplotype SUPER_Y_unloc_1, whole genome shotgun sequence genome encodes these proteins:
- the LOC126069899 gene encoding LOW QUALITY PROTEIN: PC-esterase domain-containing protein 1B-like (The sequence of the model RefSeq protein was modified relative to this genomic sequence to represent the inferred CDS: substituted 2 bases at 2 genomic stop codons), which translates to MVHLRASEVRQLLHNKFVVVTGDSVQRAVYKDLVLLLQKDCLLSSSQLKAKGEMSFEQDRLLHGGWXGRMHNGTHYREVREFCSTHHLVRFYFLTRAYPRXVEKVLLELLRGEHGPDVVVMNSCLWDLFRYGQDSTWSYRRKLETLFWRLRQVLPESCLVVWNTAMPVAKMVAGGFLPPEGMPPTTCLRDDVVEANFYSAAEASRLGFDVLDLHFHFRHSWQHWQPDGVHWNQHAHRRLSQLLLAHLADAWGVDLPCDDPVGRWLWEGPGSPLRRPARYRLPKRYGGESVAFAPN; encoded by the coding sequence ATGGTCCACCTGAGGGCGTCCGAAGTCCGGCAGCTGCTGCACAACAAGTTCGTGGTCGTCACGGGGGACTCGGTGCAGAGGGCCGTGTACAAGGACCTGGTGCTTCTGCTGCAGAAGGACTGCCTGCTCTCAAGCAGTCAGCTGAAGGCCAAGGGCGAGATGAGCTTCGAGCAGGACAGGCTGCTGCACGGCGGCTGGTGAGGCCGTATGCACAACGGGACCCACTACCGCGAAGTCCgcgagttctgctccacacaccACCTTGTGCGCTTCTACTTCCTCACGCGCGCCTACCCCCGGTAGGTGGAGAAAGTCCTGCTGGAGCTGCTGAGGGGCGAGCACGGCCCAGACGTGGTCGTCATGAACTCCTGCCTCTGGGACCTGTTCAGGTATGGCCAGGATTCCACGTGGAGCTACAGGAGGAAGCTGGAGACCCTGTTCTGGCGCCTTCGCCAGGTGCTGCCCGAGTCCTGCCTCGTGGTGTGGAACACTGCCATGCCAGTGGCTAAGATGGTCGCGGGGGGTTTCCTCCCGCCTGAGGGCATGCCCCCGACCACGTGCCTGCGGGATGATGTGGTGGAGGCCAACTTCTACAGCGCCGCTGAGGCCAGCAGGCTCGGCTTCGACGTGCTGGACTTGCATTTCCACTTCCGGCACTCCTGGCAGCACTGGCAGCCAGATGGCGTGCACTGGAACCAACACGCTCACCGAAGGCTCTCGCAGCTGCTGCTGGCCCACCTGGCCGATGCCTGGGGCGTGGACCTGCCCTGCGATGACCCGGTGGGCAGGTGGCTCTGGGAAGGCCCTGGGAGCCCTCTCAGAAGGCCTGCGAGGTACAGGCTGCCCAAGCGCTACGGAGGTGAATCCGTAGCCTTCGCGCCCAACTAG